In the genome of Monodelphis domestica isolate mMonDom1 chromosome 2, mMonDom1.pri, whole genome shotgun sequence, one region contains:
- the LOC100030360 gene encoding LOW QUALITY PROTEIN: ZZ-type zinc finger-containing protein 3-like (The sequence of the model RefSeq protein was modified relative to this genomic sequence to represent the inferred CDS: inserted 1 base in 1 codon; deleted 2 bases in 2 codons; substituted 1 base at 1 genomic stop codon) has protein sequence MAASRSTPITRSTVGLNGSDETFFCGRTLRNHSIAPSEEGSPHCQVPARSPKKRPELQQTLKGNSGGRNTDRGCQALENSWXSPRKRGLXSSERDNAQRLALDGCERRQASPAASPILKRLKRCLRFEAPRSSEEESPLPHPKPDKEGSPERSHSVVDSGADAQGAKRACRCLLLDDCEKREIKKANFSGEGCPDAAIAPEAAGYEALNLVDNSDSTLLHCDDSPLPLPESQPSLSDSEEEVDMVGECVSTEQLAHENPARAPVSGEPCTHSFPECVSTALSSLSEPQGHRYTLRTSPRKAAASKGCLTQNNSPCRENGQMDEDQHSPTERSVLLSVHANGSPTDSEEAVLTGKGMSQDPGSPPSEARLPPGYGAPAKESAALRVPEDNEEEPDVYYFESDHVALKHNKDYQRLLQTIAMLEVQRTQVVQDLESLGRHQREALKNPIGFVGKLQKKTDIGLPFPQRVVQLPEIAWDQYTNSLGNFERKFKNRKRHTRRVKSVFDKVGLPARPNSPLGPKRDGETFSYAVLPLSDSPEGSNSHRQMIRGRLCDKTKPETFNQLWTVEEQKKLEQLLLKYPTEQVESRRWQKIADELGNRTAKQVASRVQKYFIKLTKAGIPVPGRTPNLYMNSKKSSTSLRQHPLNKHLFKPSTFMTSHEPPVYMEEGDNGASFHRHTDPAAEEASEEESIPISHPEFPEYKELLELKKLKKQKLQQQAESGFVEHSGFKCDNCGMEPIQGIRWHCQDCPQDVSLDFCDSCSDCLHETDLHKEDHRLEPVYRAGTFLDRDYCLSQGASYSYLDPNYFPANR, from the exons ATGGCTGCTTCTCGATCTACTCCTATCACAAGATCAACAGTGGGATTAAACGGCTCGGATGAGACATTTTTTTGTGGTAGAACTTTAAGGAATCATAGTATTGCTCCCTCTGAAGAAGGATCTCCCCATTGTCAAGTGCCTGCAAGATCGCCAAAGAAGAGACCCGAGCTCCAGCAGACTCTGAAGGGTAACAGTGGTGGGAGAAACACTGACCGCGGCTGCCAGGCGCTAGAGAACTCTT TCAGCCCGAGGAAAAGAGGGCTCTAATCCTCTGAAAGGGACAATGCCCAGCGGCTCGCCTTGGATGGCTGTGAGAGAAGGCAGGCCAGCCCA GCGGCTTCCCCCATCCTAAAGCGGCTCAAGCGCTGTCTCCGCTTTGAGGCCCCGAGAAGCTCCGAGGAAGAGTCCCCTCTA CCCCACCCCAAACCTGACAAGGAGGGGTCTCCAGAGCGGTCTCACTCCGTGGTGGACAGTGGTGCCGATGCCCAGGGGGCTAAGCGAGCTTGCCGATGCCTTTTACTGGATGATTGtgagaaaagggaaattaaaaaggCAAACTTCAGTGGGGAAGGGTGCCCGGATGCCGCCATTGCCCCAGAGGCGGCCGGCTATGAGGCTTTAAACTTGGTGGACAACAGTGACTCTACTCTTCTCCACTGCGATGACT CCCCGCTTCCCCTCCCAGAAAGCCAGCCGTCTTTAAGTGACTCTGAGGAAGAGGTCGACATGGTAGGAGAGTGCGTTTCCACGGAGCAGCTGGCGCATGAGAACCCAGCCAGGGCTCCTGTCTCAGGAGAGCCCTGCACCCACTCCTTCCCTGAATGTGTTTCCACTGCCCTGAGCTCTCTGTCCGAACCCCAAGGACACCGCTATACCCTGAGAACGTCCCCTCGGAAGGCTGCAGCAAGCAAAGGCTGTCTCACCCAAAATAACTCTCCTTGCAGAGAAAATGGACAAATGGATGAGGACCAGCACAGCCCCACAGAAAGGAGTGTCCTCCTTAGTGTTCATGCCAACGGCTCTCCCACAGACTCTGAGGAGGCCGTCCTGACTGGCAAGGGGATGAGCCAGGACCCGGGATCGCCCCCCTCGGAGGCCAGGCTTCCTCCCGGCTATGGGGCACCTGCCAAAGAGAGCGCAGCCCTGAGAGTGCCAGAGGACAACGAGGAGGAGCCTGACGTGTATTACTTTGAGTCAGACCATGTGGCATTGAAACACAACAAAGATTATCAGAGACTGTTACAGACCATCGCCATGCTCGAGGTCCAGCGCACTCAAGTCGTCCAAGACCTTGAAAGTTTAGGCAGACACCAGAGAGAAGCCCTGAAAAATCCCATTGGATTTGTGGGAAAACTCCAGAAGAAGACTGATATAGGGCTTCCATTTCCACAGAGAGTTGTCCAATTGCCAGAGATTGCATGGGACCAATATACTAACAGCCTCGGAAACTTCGAGAGGAAGTTTAAGAACCGCAAGCGCCATACAAGGAGGGTGAAGTCGGTTTTTGATAAAGTAGGTTTACCGGCCAGACCAAACAGTCCCTTGGGTCCAAAAAGGGATGGGGAGACCTTTTCCTATGCTGTGTTGCCTTTAAGTGACAGTCCAGAAGGTTCAAACAGCCATCGGCAGATGATAAGGGGACGCCTCTGCGACAAGACCAAACCGGAGACGTTTAATCAGCTCTGGACTGTGGAGGAACAGAAAAAGCTAGAGCAGCTCCTCCTGAAGTACCCTACCGAGCAGGTGGAATCTCGGCGCTGGCAAAAGATAGCCGATGAGCTGGGCAACCGGACGGCCAAGCAGGTGGCCAGCCGTGTGCAGAAGTACTTCATCAAGCTGACTAAAGCCGGCATCCCGGTCCCAGGCAGGACGCCCAACCTGTACATGAACTCCAAAAAGTCTTCGACAAGCCTGCGACAGCACCCCCTTAATAAGCATCTCTTCAAGCCTTCCACTTTCATGACTTCCCACGAACCTCCAGTGTACATGGAGGAGGGCGACAACGGGGCCAGTTTCCACAGACACACAGACCCTGCAGCAGAGGAAGCCTCTGAGGAAGAAAGCATCCCTATCTCCCACCCTGAGTTCCCCGAGTACAAGGAGCTGCTGGAGCTCAAGAAGCTCAAGAAGCAGAAGCTCCAGCAGCAGGCTGAGAGCGGCTTTGTAGAGCACTCAGGCTTCAAGTGTGATAACTGCGGCATGGAGCCCATTCAGGGCATTCGGTGGCACTGCCAGGATTGCCCCCAAGACGTGTCCCTGGACTTCTGTGACTCTTGTTCCGACTGCCTCCACGAGACCGACCTCCACAAGGAGGACCACCGGCTGGAGCCAGTCTACCGAGCAGGGACTTTCTTAGACAGAGATTACTGCCTGTCACAGGGTGCCAGCTATAGCTACCTGGACCCCAACTACTTCCCGGCCAACAGATGA